Genomic segment of Benincasa hispida cultivar B227 chromosome 1, ASM972705v1, whole genome shotgun sequence:
CGTCTGTGCCTTTTTTTTCCTAAGGaggatttgatttgatttgtgAAGTGAAGAAGGCAGTCCGTACGTGATTCGGAGAGGAAAAATTCGTTGTGGAATCATTTTGGAAAAAAGGTTTTGGTGGTTACGGCAGTGAGAATATCTTGAATTTGGATCGgtgtgtggttttttttttttttttttaatggcgTCGTCTCTGATTCTGAATCCTGTGGCGAGTTCTGAGCGATCGCGTGATTCAtccagaaagaagaagaagaagaaagcagCAAGGGAAGATGATCGTCaagatcaggatcaaatcaaaTGGAAATCGCAAGCTCAGCATCAAGTTTACTCTTCGAAGCTGTTGCGCGCCTTGAGTCAGGTCAGGATCAGTTCTCCTGAGTCGACACCAAACGAAATGCCGCGCCGTGGCCGGGCGGTGCGGGAGGCTTCCGATACGGTTCTAGCCATGACGGCGAAAGGAAGAAGTAGGTGGAGCAGAGCAATCTTAACGAACCGTCTCAAGCTGAAGTTTCGTAATAAGCACAATAGGCAGAAGGCGCGTGTGGCCGGAAACAGCCGTACGAAGAAGCCGAGTGTTAGCGTTTTGCGGTTGAGAGGGAAAGGATTACCAACTGTACAGAGAAAAGTCCGGCTTCTAGGCCGGCTAGTTCCCGGCTGCCGGAAACAACCGCTGCCGGTGATTCTGGATGAAGTAACTGATTACATTCCAGCACTAGAGATGCAGATCCGAGTCCTGAGCGCCATAGTCAACTTGGTTTCAagctcttcttcatcttcttctggTATCGATTCTTCTACCTGATAACTCGTGCACTTTCTCTGATCAATTCTCTTCCCagaacaaaaaagaagaaaaagaaaaagaaaaagaagaaatccaTTTTCTCCCCTACTACTTCTCTTCCGCAAGTAATTTCttgtcaaatatatataatatatcgaTTTCTTGTATTTGGTGCATGAAATTCTTActatatttttacaattttagtACGGGAATTTGGATAAAAGTAAATTCAGATCATGTTCAAGAAAGGGGGACGTCTCCTGTGAAATTGAACTGTGTTTATGTTTAGATTATTCCTTACTCATGAAG
This window contains:
- the LOC120076991 gene encoding transcription factor bHLH147-like; amino-acid sequence: MASSLILNPVASSERSRDSSRKKKKKKAAREDDRQDQDQIKWKSQAQHQVYSSKLLRALSQVRISSPESTPNEMPRRGRAVREASDTVLAMTAKGRSRWSRAILTNRLKLKFRNKHNRQKARVAGNSRTKKPSVSVLRLRGKGLPTVQRKVRLLGRLVPGCRKQPLPVILDEVTDYIPALEMQIRVLSAIVNLVSSSSSSSSGIDSST